From a region of the Streptomyces asoensis genome:
- a CDS encoding DUF5994 family protein — protein MSAPTPQHISPDREPPAFAPPARVALRPPTFPPGPVSGAWWPHSADLAAELPALVEAFDASWGRVTRMTAHRETWRHASCDLPVAGHTVRAAWLTSGFDPHAVRLFAYGVGRRDLLVVPPETARATALRLMSAAADPAHHLTASELLAL, from the coding sequence ATGAGCGCGCCCACCCCGCAACACATCTCACCGGACCGGGAACCCCCGGCGTTCGCTCCCCCGGCCCGAGTCGCCCTGCGTCCGCCGACCTTCCCGCCCGGCCCGGTGAGCGGCGCGTGGTGGCCCCACTCCGCGGACCTGGCGGCCGAACTGCCCGCACTCGTCGAGGCGTTCGACGCGTCATGGGGGCGCGTGACGCGGATGACCGCACACCGCGAAACCTGGCGCCATGCATCGTGCGACCTGCCCGTCGCCGGTCACACCGTGCGGGCCGCCTGGCTCACCTCCGGGTTCGACCCGCATGCCGTACGGCTCTTCGCCTACGGCGTCGGACGCCGGGACCTGCTGGTCGTACCGCCCGAGACCGCACGGGCCACCGCCCTGCGGCTGATGAGCGCCGCGGCCGACCCCGCACACCACCTGACCGCCAGCGAGCTGCTCGCCCTGTGA
- a CDS encoding NUDIX hydrolase, whose translation MAMDDGVPEKVAWILIRDDRLLVTRSHGRDRFYLPGGHREPGESDRETLVREIDEELRATIDPGSMVHVGTFEIGEGHPEHGPFRMICYTAHHRGELTPSREIAEKAWFRYADRARVSAVDEMAFDALHEAGRLC comes from the coding sequence ATGGCGATGGACGACGGTGTGCCGGAGAAGGTCGCGTGGATCCTGATCCGGGACGACCGGCTGCTGGTGACGCGTAGTCACGGCAGGGACCGCTTCTACCTCCCGGGCGGTCACCGTGAGCCGGGCGAGTCCGACCGCGAGACCCTGGTGCGGGAGATCGACGAGGAACTGCGGGCGACGATCGACCCCGGTTCCATGGTGCACGTCGGCACCTTCGAGATCGGCGAGGGCCATCCGGAACACGGCCCTTTCAGGATGATCTGCTATACCGCCCATCACCGCGGCGAGCTGACCCCGTCGAGGGAGATCGCCGAGAAGGCGTGGTTCCGCTACGCCGACCGGGCCCGCGTCTCGGCCGTCGACGAGATGGCCTTCGACGCACTGCACGAGGCCGGGCGGCTCTGCTGA
- a CDS encoding IS607 family transposase — translation MKLSEWARQQGVSYQTAWRWVKDGKMPVPVRQAPSGTWLVAEPAPAVSAASGRVVAYCRVSSADQKADLDRQASRVVDGANGLGLPIAEVVTEVGSGLNGRRRKLHRLLSDPQAAVIVVEHRDRLARFGVEHLEAVLSASGRRLVVIDSTETTDDLVRDITEVLTSMCARLYGRRAAKNRAARAVAVATAE, via the coding sequence GTGAAGCTTTCGGAGTGGGCGCGGCAGCAGGGCGTGAGCTACCAGACCGCCTGGCGATGGGTGAAGGACGGGAAGATGCCCGTTCCGGTCCGCCAGGCGCCGTCCGGTACGTGGCTGGTCGCTGAGCCCGCTCCGGCCGTCTCTGCGGCCTCGGGGCGGGTGGTGGCGTACTGCCGTGTCTCTTCAGCCGACCAGAAAGCCGACTTGGATCGGCAGGCGTCACGGGTGGTGGACGGGGCGAACGGGCTCGGCCTGCCGATCGCCGAGGTCGTCACCGAGGTCGGGTCAGGACTGAACGGGCGCCGCCGCAAGCTGCACCGCCTGCTGTCCGACCCGCAGGCGGCTGTGATCGTGGTTGAGCACCGCGACCGGCTGGCCCGGTTCGGCGTCGAGCATCTGGAGGCCGTCCTCTCGGCGTCCGGGCGGCGTCTGGTCGTCATCGACTCCACCGAGACCACCGATGACCTGGTGCGCGACATCACCGAGGTGCTGACCTCGATGTGCGCCCGCCTGTACGGGCGGCGGGCGGCGAAGAACCGGGCCGCCCGCGCGGTGGCCGTGGCGACCGCCGAGTGA
- the tnpB gene encoding IS607 family element RNA-guided endonuclease TnpB: MKKFRPQPGFVVQAFRFALDPNAVQEAALRSHCGAARAAYNWAVAWVEASWWQRRAEESYGIAEDGLTRWRPWSLPALRKAFNEAKHTDPRFAAWWEENSKEAYSTGLANAAAAFDNYAKSKRGQRKGKRVGMPRFKSKRKARLSCRFTTGVIRIDTDGRHVTLPRLGAIRVHEPTVKLLDRVRAGTARILSATVRHERGRWSVSLQTEVKRDLTRVARPDTAVGIDLGVKTLAVMADSTGEIRTVANPGHYDAARKQLRRASRTVSRRQGPDRRTGQKPSRRWEKANAQRNKVHHRVANLRQDALHKLTTSVAAEYGTVVVEDLNVAGMLRNRRLARRIADAAFGEIRRQLDYKTRRRHATRLVVANRWYPSSKTCSGCGAVKAKLALHVRTFECDACGLVIDRDDNAALNLAALAAACVTGTGVAGDQDTAPAVSKPRGADRKTRATRPRHKAEAGRAGGAALPHQRQEETRDRPQTEALMLW, encoded by the coding sequence GTGAAGAAGTTCCGGCCGCAGCCCGGGTTCGTGGTGCAGGCGTTCCGGTTCGCCCTGGACCCAAACGCCGTCCAGGAGGCCGCGCTGCGCTCGCACTGCGGCGCCGCGCGTGCCGCGTACAACTGGGCTGTCGCCTGGGTCGAGGCGTCGTGGTGGCAGCGCCGCGCGGAGGAGTCGTACGGGATCGCCGAGGACGGGCTGACGCGGTGGCGGCCGTGGTCGTTGCCCGCGCTGCGGAAGGCGTTCAACGAGGCCAAGCACACCGACCCGCGGTTCGCCGCCTGGTGGGAGGAGAATTCGAAGGAGGCGTACTCCACCGGCCTCGCGAACGCCGCGGCAGCGTTCGACAACTACGCGAAGTCCAAGCGCGGACAGCGCAAGGGCAAGCGAGTCGGTATGCCGCGTTTCAAGTCGAAGCGGAAAGCGCGTCTGTCCTGCCGCTTCACCACCGGCGTGATCCGTATCGACACCGACGGCCGGCATGTGACGCTGCCCCGGCTCGGCGCGATCCGTGTCCACGAGCCCACCGTGAAGCTCCTCGACCGCGTCCGGGCCGGGACCGCCCGCATCCTGTCCGCGACAGTCCGCCACGAACGCGGACGCTGGTCCGTCTCCCTCCAGACCGAGGTCAAGCGCGACCTCACACGGGTCGCCCGGCCGGACACGGCGGTCGGGATCGATCTCGGGGTGAAGACCCTCGCGGTCATGGCCGACAGCACCGGCGAGATCCGCACCGTCGCCAACCCCGGGCACTACGACGCCGCGCGCAAGCAGCTGCGCCGCGCCTCCCGCACCGTGTCCCGCCGCCAGGGCCCCGACCGGCGCACCGGGCAGAAGCCGTCCAGGCGGTGGGAGAAGGCCAACGCCCAGCGGAACAAGGTCCACCATCGCGTGGCGAACCTCCGCCAAGACGCCCTGCACAAACTCACCACGAGCGTGGCCGCCGAGTACGGCACCGTTGTGGTCGAGGACCTCAACGTCGCCGGGATGCTCCGTAACCGGCGCCTGGCCCGCCGGATCGCCGATGCCGCATTCGGGGAGATCCGACGCCAACTCGACTACAAGACCCGCCGGCGCCACGCCACCCGCCTCGTGGTCGCCAACCGCTGGTACCCCTCCTCCAAAACCTGCTCCGGGTGCGGCGCGGTGAAAGCCAAGCTGGCGCTGCACGTCCGGACGTTCGAATGCGACGCCTGCGGTCTGGTCATCGACCGGGACGACAACGCCGCGCTCAACCTCGCCGCTCTCGCGGCAGCCTGCGTGACTGGTACCGGAGTGGCCGGAGACCAGGACACCGCCCCGGCGGTGTCGAAACCTCGTGGAGCCGACCGGAAGACCCGCGCCACCCGCCCCCGCCACAAGGCGGAAGCGGGGCGGGCAGGTGGCGCAGCCCTGCCGCACCAGCGGCAGGAGGAAACGAGAGACCGTCCTCAAACCGAAGCTCTCATGCTTTGGTGA
- a CDS encoding sigma factor-like helix-turn-helix DNA-binding protein: protein MSRTEEFAELRPVLFAIAHRILGSTEEAEDAVHQAWLRYEDAPAEPASRRRFLSAEVTRIAAGLLRPAPQQPAPQQPAPQQPAADQPAEGTEPHATAAVMLLERLAPLERAVFVLREVFGCGLAQIASALGCSQAVCRQLAASVTAGNGGSRAQAWPGRIVGAEHVARVLGAIGPALTRFDVTMEPRHVGSRSGVVFRDRNGHVLSTLVLDVVDGRIHKVRWVNDPGTPAADLPAAGSPAEQTPAAAP, encoded by the coding sequence GTGAGCCGAACCGAGGAGTTCGCCGAGCTGCGGCCCGTACTGTTCGCCATCGCCCACCGCATCCTGGGCAGCACCGAGGAGGCCGAGGACGCGGTCCACCAGGCCTGGCTGCGCTACGAGGACGCCCCCGCGGAACCCGCCTCGCGCCGCAGGTTCCTGTCGGCCGAGGTCACCCGCATCGCAGCCGGCTTGCTGCGCCCCGCCCCGCAGCAGCCGGCCCCGCAGCAGCCGGCCCCGCAGCAGCCCGCTGCGGACCAGCCGGCGGAAGGGACCGAGCCGCACGCGACGGCGGCGGTGATGCTGCTGGAGCGGCTCGCCCCGCTCGAGCGCGCCGTGTTCGTCCTGCGCGAGGTCTTCGGATGCGGCCTGGCGCAGATCGCGTCGGCCCTGGGCTGCTCGCAGGCCGTCTGCCGGCAGCTCGCCGCCTCCGTGACGGCCGGCAACGGCGGCAGCAGGGCCCAGGCCTGGCCCGGGCGCATCGTCGGCGCCGAGCACGTGGCCCGGGTACTCGGCGCGATCGGCCCCGCACTGACCCGCTTCGACGTCACCATGGAGCCGCGCCACGTCGGCTCCCGCTCCGGCGTGGTCTTCCGCGACCGCAACGGCCACGTCCTGAGCACCCTGGTCCTCGACGTCGTCGACGGCCGCATCCACAAGGTCCGCTGGGTGAACGACCCCGGCACCCCCGCAGCCGACCTCCCCGCGGCCGGCAGCCCGGCCGAACAGACCCCCGCCGCGGCCCCCTGA
- a CDS encoding cytochrome P450: protein MAPTPRDAGGPAPFRFSRMERDLRGHRLRTVSVDGMPAQFVTDPALVRRILVKDGKHYGKGELFQKARILSRAGLLAPDDTLHRHYRRLAHPYLRTAAVAGHTPLMQDIARSTVAPWRPGRPLDIQAEMCRAASGIALSTLFGTLPEETSGTLGEHLAALSWEMIRKPLYGAAARSPQPAGRLARAFTDFRALLAPLAGRRDPAHPTAGYLSALLTDTGPDGTTALDAGQICDEAVMMLTAATVTTASVMSWALHLLAQDPLVEEKVLKDLAHTESTDPDTGTGPAAGARPGHGHGPPGYALRFLMEVLRLYPPVWITCRKTLTPVTLGEHTLPADTHVMFSSYLLHRDPDRYPDPHRLDPDRWLTLRPSAQDASYIPFGAGARGCVGETFAWKELETLLGAVAREWRLSAGPGSRVRAAPHTTLHPQRLLMTPEPR, encoded by the coding sequence ATGGCGCCGACGCCGCGTGACGCGGGCGGCCCCGCGCCGTTCCGCTTCAGCCGGATGGAACGCGACCTGCGCGGCCACCGCCTGCGCACCGTGTCCGTGGACGGCATGCCCGCCCAGTTCGTCACCGACCCCGCCCTGGTACGCCGCATCCTGGTCAAGGACGGCAAGCACTACGGCAAGGGCGAGCTCTTCCAGAAGGCCAGGATCCTCAGCCGCGCGGGACTGCTCGCCCCCGACGACACCCTGCACCGCCACTACCGGCGACTGGCCCACCCCTACCTGCGCACCGCGGCGGTCGCCGGCCACACCCCGCTCATGCAGGACATCGCCCGCAGCACCGTGGCCCCCTGGCGGCCCGGACGGCCACTCGACATCCAGGCCGAGATGTGCCGGGCCGCCAGCGGCATCGCGCTGAGCACCCTCTTCGGCACCCTGCCCGAGGAGACCTCCGGCACGCTCGGCGAGCACCTCGCCGCCCTGTCCTGGGAAATGATCAGAAAACCCCTGTACGGCGCGGCGGCCCGCTCACCGCAGCCCGCCGGACGGCTGGCCCGCGCCTTCACCGACTTCCGCGCGCTGCTCGCCCCCCTCGCCGGCCGCCGCGACCCCGCGCACCCCACGGCCGGCTACCTCTCCGCCCTGCTGACCGACACCGGCCCCGACGGCACCACCGCACTGGACGCCGGACAGATCTGCGACGAGGCCGTCATGATGCTCACCGCGGCCACCGTCACCACGGCCTCGGTGATGTCCTGGGCCCTCCACCTCCTCGCCCAGGACCCCCTCGTCGAGGAGAAGGTCCTCAAGGACCTGGCACACACCGAGAGCACGGACCCGGACACCGGCACCGGCCCCGCCGCGGGCGCCCGACCCGGCCACGGCCACGGCCCGCCCGGCTACGCCCTGCGGTTCCTGATGGAGGTCCTGCGGCTCTACCCGCCCGTGTGGATCACCTGCCGCAAGACCCTCACCCCGGTCACCCTCGGCGAGCACACCCTCCCCGCCGACACCCACGTGATGTTCAGTTCCTACCTGCTGCACCGCGACCCCGACCGCTACCCCGACCCCCACCGCCTCGACCCGGACCGCTGGCTCACCCTCCGCCCGAGCGCCCAGGACGCCTCCTACATCCCCTTCGGCGCCGGAGCACGCGGATGCGTCGGAGAGACGTTCGCCTGGAAGGAACTCGAGACCCTGCTCGGGGCGGTGGCCCGCGAATGGCGCCTGAGCGCCGGACCCGGCAGCCGGGTGCGCGCCGCCCCCCACACCACCCTGCACCCCCAACGCCTGCTCATGACCCCCGAACCACGATGA
- a CDS encoding aromatic prenyltransferase, translating to MTTTTQLADLFTGVEQSAALIDVTCSREKVWPVLEAFEDVIPQAIIAFRVATNARHEGEFDCRFTIPRTVDPYERAREHGFVTPTGRPAESLLGDIRSRCPIDSYGIDFGIVGGFRKIWVYFPGGHRQSLAELRDLPSMPPSLAENFAFFADRGLADKVDVVAIDYRSNTVNLYFTNFPDHLRRPAEVLAMHRATGMPDPSEQMLRFCEKSFGFYVTLNWDSPKIERIAFSVKTHDPLALPARLGPKIEHFLDSVAYGGDDPKMVYAAMTSSGEEYYKLQSYYRFQARSRLDLMPSIDHGADAA from the coding sequence ATGACGACCACCACGCAGCTGGCGGACCTCTTCACCGGTGTCGAACAGTCGGCGGCACTCATCGACGTGACCTGCTCACGCGAGAAGGTCTGGCCCGTCCTGGAAGCCTTCGAGGACGTCATCCCGCAGGCCATCATCGCCTTCCGGGTGGCGACCAACGCCCGCCACGAAGGCGAGTTCGACTGCCGCTTCACCATCCCGCGCACCGTCGACCCCTACGAGCGGGCCCGCGAGCACGGCTTCGTCACCCCCACCGGCCGCCCCGCCGAGAGCCTGCTCGGCGACATCCGCAGCCGGTGCCCCATCGACAGCTACGGCATCGACTTCGGCATCGTCGGCGGCTTCCGCAAGATCTGGGTGTACTTCCCCGGCGGCCACCGCCAGAGCCTGGCCGAACTGCGCGACCTGCCCTCCATGCCGCCCAGCCTCGCCGAGAACTTCGCCTTCTTCGCCGACCGCGGCCTCGCCGACAAGGTCGACGTCGTCGCCATCGACTACCGCAGCAACACCGTCAACCTGTACTTCACCAACTTCCCCGACCACCTGCGCCGCCCCGCCGAAGTCCTCGCGATGCACCGCGCCACCGGCATGCCCGACCCCAGCGAGCAGATGCTCCGCTTCTGCGAGAAGTCCTTCGGCTTCTACGTCACCCTGAACTGGGACTCCCCGAAGATCGAACGCATCGCCTTCAGCGTGAAGACCCACGACCCGCTCGCCCTGCCCGCCCGGCTCGGCCCCAAGATCGAGCACTTCCTCGACAGCGTCGCCTACGGCGGCGACGACCCCAAGATGGTCTACGCCGCCATGACCTCCTCGGGCGAGGAGTACTACAAACTCCAGTCCTACTACCGCTTCCAGGCACGCAGCCGGCTGGACCTCATGCCGTCCATCGACCATGGCGCCGACGCCGCGTGA
- a CDS encoding polyprenyl synthetase family protein — MTTAVTRRAATDQDAAHARRTVEDLLGRVQHRMSDFLAAERDRYAAVHEHAVVAIDALSDLVRAGGKLIRPAFCLTGYLAAGGDPDDAAVIDAAAALELLHVSALVHDDVLDDSHTRRGKPAVHLLHATLHRTRGWQGESRRFGEGVALLVGDLALVYSDELMSNGPSGGFAEWHRLRSEVMIGQYMDVAAAAEFSIDPDLSRLIALIKSGRYTIHRPLVVGAGAAGRPDLAPALTQYGEAVGEAFQLRDDLLDAFGDAARTGKTAGLDFSQHKMTLLLGWAMQRDARIRDLITEPGHTPEEIRGRLLDTGVPEDVERHIATLVDQGCAALADAPLDPAWRGELTNMALRVAYRDK; from the coding sequence GTGACCACTGCCGTGACCCGCCGGGCCGCCACCGACCAGGATGCCGCCCACGCGCGGCGCACCGTCGAGGACCTGCTCGGCCGCGTCCAGCACCGGATGAGCGACTTCCTCGCCGCCGAACGCGACCGCTACGCGGCGGTGCACGAACACGCCGTCGTCGCCATCGACGCACTGTCCGACCTCGTACGGGCCGGCGGCAAGCTCATCCGCCCGGCGTTCTGCCTCACCGGCTACCTCGCCGCGGGCGGCGACCCCGACGACGCCGCCGTCATCGACGCGGCCGCGGCCCTGGAACTGCTGCACGTCTCCGCCCTCGTCCACGACGACGTCCTGGACGACTCCCACACCCGGCGCGGCAAGCCCGCCGTCCACCTCCTGCACGCCACCTTGCACCGCACCCGCGGCTGGCAGGGCGAGTCCCGCCGCTTCGGCGAGGGCGTCGCCCTCCTCGTCGGCGACCTCGCACTGGTCTACTCCGACGAACTCATGTCGAACGGCCCCTCCGGCGGATTCGCCGAATGGCACCGGCTGCGCTCCGAAGTCATGATCGGCCAGTACATGGACGTCGCCGCGGCCGCCGAGTTCAGCATCGACCCCGACCTGTCCCGGCTCATCGCACTGATCAAGTCCGGCCGCTACACCATCCACCGCCCCCTGGTCGTCGGCGCCGGCGCCGCCGGACGCCCCGACCTCGCCCCCGCCCTCACCCAGTACGGCGAAGCGGTCGGCGAGGCGTTCCAGCTCCGCGACGACCTCCTCGACGCGTTCGGCGACGCCGCCCGGACCGGCAAGACCGCCGGCCTCGACTTCAGCCAGCACAAGATGACCCTCCTGCTGGGCTGGGCCATGCAGCGCGATGCCCGCATCCGCGACCTCATCACCGAGCCCGGACACACCCCCGAGGAGATCCGCGGCCGCCTGCTGGACACCGGCGTCCCCGAGGACGTCGAACGCCACATCGCCACCCTGGTCGACCAGGGCTGCGCGGCCCTCGCCGACGCCCCCCTCGACCCCGCCTGGCGCGGCGAACTGACCAACATGGCCCTGCGCGTGGCCTACCGCGACAAGTGA
- a CDS encoding aromatic prenyltransferase: MPEPAGLDKVYSAVEETARLLDVPCSPDQVAPALKAFGDELPGSHIVFSMAAGERHRGEVDFDFSLTPEGGDPYATALAHGLIEETDHPVGALLAEVQARCAIASYGVEYGIVGGFKKSYAFFPLDDFPPLVKFAGIPSVPSALGEHLDTLTRLGWDDKVSAIGVNYHKRTLNVYLAAAQVPAQNKVALLRAFGFPQPDAQVMEFLERSFSLYPTFNWDSSAVERICFSVKTQDPGELPAPFDADVDRFARGVPHVYEGGREFVSAVALAPSGEAYYKLAAYYQKARQSSNAAFAAKQDDAAS, encoded by the coding sequence ATGCCAGAACCCGCTGGATTGGATAAGGTCTATTCGGCGGTTGAGGAAACGGCCCGGCTGCTGGACGTTCCTTGTTCGCCCGACCAGGTCGCCCCGGCCCTGAAGGCCTTCGGGGACGAACTCCCCGGTTCCCACATCGTTTTCAGCATGGCGGCCGGTGAACGGCACCGCGGGGAAGTCGACTTCGATTTCTCGCTGACTCCCGAGGGCGGCGATCCGTATGCCACCGCGCTGGCGCACGGTCTCATCGAGGAGACGGACCACCCCGTCGGCGCACTGCTGGCGGAGGTCCAGGCGCGCTGTGCGATAGCCAGTTACGGTGTCGAGTACGGCATCGTCGGCGGGTTCAAGAAGTCGTACGCGTTCTTCCCGCTGGACGACTTCCCGCCGCTGGTGAAGTTCGCGGGCATCCCGTCGGTGCCGTCCGCGCTCGGCGAGCACCTGGACACGCTGACGCGGCTGGGCTGGGACGACAAGGTGTCGGCGATCGGCGTCAACTACCACAAGCGCACGCTGAACGTGTATCTCGCCGCGGCGCAGGTGCCGGCGCAGAACAAGGTGGCGCTGCTGCGTGCGTTCGGGTTCCCGCAGCCGGACGCGCAGGTCATGGAGTTCCTCGAGCGGTCGTTCTCGCTGTATCCGACGTTCAACTGGGACTCCTCCGCCGTCGAGCGGATCTGCTTCTCGGTGAAGACCCAGGACCCCGGTGAGCTGCCCGCGCCGTTCGACGCGGACGTGGACCGGTTCGCCCGTGGCGTGCCCCATGTGTACGAGGGGGGACGCGAGTTCGTCTCCGCCGTCGCGCTGGCGCCGTCGGGCGAGGCGTACTACAAGCTCGCCGCCTACTACCAGAAGGCGCGCCAGTCGTCGAACGCCGCGTTCGCGGCCAAGCAGGACGACGCCGCGTCATAA
- a CDS encoding DHA2 family efflux MFS transporter permease subunit, translating into MSTLNESRDQAGGTTAGDPRRWKALAVLTAVQFMLMLDVTVVNIALPNIQSDLGFSTEGLAWVVNGYLLMAAGFLLLGGRVADLLGRRKVFVAGVLLFGVSSIMCGAANTPGLLVAGRFLQGFGEALAAPAALGLIAVLFTDAKERAKALGIWGGLAALGGAVGSVVGGLVTDFIDWRWVFYINIPIVVLALVVIPRLMPESRMARREGQRLDLVGALTTTAGLVGVVYGLLKAADHSWGSSQVLLPLLGGAAALVFTAVWESRVPEPMIPLRFFKNRTRVTSNAVSMMSFASFYTYAFVATLYLQQVLHYSPMETGLAYIPLTIATGVGMGVSTALMPRIGVKPIVVIAFFGSALGQFIAANGFSPDASYVGGVMPGLVVFALFNGMGFPVLINGGLHEVTGQDAGLASGVQTSMQQIGAALGLATLVPIALRYVNDHAGDGNPAAVASDGFALALHVAAGVLAAAGLIALFLLGKVSAEKRDAHAEAAEVLAEAPAPVQAPSPAQAPAPQAADVKA; encoded by the coding sequence ATGAGTACCCTCAACGAATCACGAGACCAGGCCGGCGGCACCACCGCCGGCGACCCCCGGCGCTGGAAGGCGCTGGCCGTACTCACCGCCGTGCAGTTCATGCTGATGCTGGACGTCACCGTGGTGAACATCGCGCTCCCCAACATCCAGTCCGACCTCGGGTTCTCCACCGAGGGCCTGGCCTGGGTGGTCAACGGCTACCTGCTGATGGCCGCCGGATTCCTGCTGCTGGGCGGACGCGTCGCCGACCTGCTCGGCCGCCGCAAGGTGTTCGTGGCGGGTGTCCTGCTCTTCGGCGTCTCCTCGATCATGTGCGGCGCCGCGAACACGCCCGGTCTGCTCGTGGCCGGACGGTTCCTCCAGGGCTTCGGTGAGGCGCTCGCGGCGCCGGCCGCGCTCGGCCTGATCGCCGTGCTGTTCACCGACGCCAAGGAGCGGGCCAAGGCCCTGGGGATCTGGGGCGGACTGGCCGCGCTCGGCGGGGCGGTCGGCTCGGTCGTCGGCGGTCTGGTGACCGACTTCATCGACTGGCGCTGGGTGTTCTACATCAACATCCCGATCGTGGTGCTGGCGCTGGTGGTCATTCCGCGTCTGATGCCGGAGAGCCGGATGGCCCGCCGCGAGGGCCAGCGTCTGGACCTGGTGGGGGCCCTGACCACCACCGCCGGTCTGGTGGGCGTCGTGTACGGCCTGCTCAAGGCGGCCGACCACTCGTGGGGCTCCTCGCAGGTGCTGCTGCCGCTGCTGGGCGGGGCCGCCGCACTGGTCTTCACGGCCGTGTGGGAGTCGCGGGTGCCCGAGCCGATGATCCCGCTGCGGTTCTTCAAGAACCGCACCCGGGTGACGAGCAACGCCGTGAGCATGATGTCGTTCGCGTCGTTCTACACCTACGCCTTCGTGGCCACCCTGTACCTCCAGCAGGTGCTGCACTACTCGCCGATGGAGACGGGCCTGGCCTACATCCCGCTCACCATCGCGACCGGTGTGGGCATGGGTGTGTCCACCGCGCTGATGCCCCGTATCGGCGTCAAGCCGATCGTGGTCATCGCCTTCTTCGGTTCCGCCCTGGGCCAGTTCATCGCCGCCAACGGCTTCTCCCCCGACGCCAGTTACGTCGGCGGGGTCATGCCCGGCCTGGTGGTGTTCGCGCTGTTCAACGGTATGGGCTTCCCCGTGCTGATCAACGGCGGCCTGCACGAGGTCACCGGGCAGGACGCGGGACTGGCCTCCGGTGTGCAGACGTCGATGCAGCAGATCGGCGCGGCCCTGGGCCTGGCCACCCTGGTGCCCATCGCCCTGCGCTACGTCAACGACCACGCGGGCGACGGCAACCCCGCCGCGGTCGCCTCCGACGGGTTCGCGCTGGCGCTGCACGTGGCCGCGGGCGTGCTGGCCGCCGCGGGTCTGATCGCCCTGTTCCTGCTCGGGAAGGTGAGCGCGGAGAAGCGTGACGCGCACGCCGAGGCCGCCGAGGTGCTGGCGGAGGCTCCCGCGCCCGTCCAGGCGCCCTCCCCCGCGCAGGCGCCCGCTCCGCAGGCCGCCGACGTCAAGGCATGA
- a CDS encoding class I SAM-dependent methyltransferase codes for MPANRRLWNRISGAYQHEHDPQIGAAPRLWGMYSLPDAQLHALGDVTGKRVLELGCGAGQWSRALAAEGARVVGLDLSEAQLAAAARAMGTARYPLVQGAAEQLPFAAGSFDVVFCDFGGLSWAPPHLAVPQAARVLVRGGRLVFNVASPWFEACYDEAAARVTRTLRQDYFGLDTVAEDDGASSYQLTYGGWVKVLRGAGLVIDDLIEPRPGPTAPNGYNETDPPDWAHRWPAELLWVTHKL; via the coding sequence ATCCCCGCCAACCGGCGGCTGTGGAACCGGATCAGCGGCGCCTACCAGCACGAGCACGACCCGCAGATCGGCGCCGCACCCCGGCTGTGGGGCATGTACTCCCTGCCCGACGCGCAGCTGCACGCCCTGGGCGACGTCACCGGCAAACGCGTCCTCGAACTCGGCTGCGGCGCCGGACAGTGGTCCCGGGCGCTCGCCGCCGAGGGCGCCAGGGTGGTCGGGCTCGACCTGTCCGAGGCCCAGCTCGCCGCGGCGGCCCGCGCGATGGGCACGGCCCGCTACCCGCTGGTGCAGGGCGCCGCCGAACAACTCCCCTTCGCCGCGGGCAGCTTCGATGTGGTGTTCTGCGACTTCGGCGGGCTCAGCTGGGCTCCCCCGCACCTGGCCGTCCCGCAGGCCGCACGCGTCCTGGTCCGCGGCGGGCGCCTGGTGTTCAACGTCGCCAGCCCCTGGTTCGAAGCCTGCTACGACGAAGCCGCCGCCCGCGTCACCCGGACGCTGCGGCAGGACTACTTCGGGCTCGACACCGTCGCCGAGGACGACGGCGCGAGCAGCTACCAGCTCACCTACGGCGGCTGGGTCAAGGTCCTGCGCGGCGCGGGTCTGGTCATCGACGACCTCATCGAGCCGCGGCCCGGCCCCACGGCACCCAACGGCTACAACGAGACCGACCCGCCCGACTGGGCACACCGCTGGCCGGCGGAACTGCTCTGGGTGACCCACAAACTCTGA